In the Phoenix dactylifera cultivar Barhee BC4 unplaced genomic scaffold, palm_55x_up_171113_PBpolish2nd_filt_p 000139F, whole genome shotgun sequence genome, one interval contains:
- the LOC103717959 gene encoding polyadenylate-binding protein 3-like isoform X3: protein MVDYSCTPEEVQQHFQSCGTVNRVTILTDKFGQPKGFAYVEFLETEAVQEAIQLNESELHGRQIKVSPKRTNVPGMKQFRPRRFSPYMGYRFRGPYMPPYFSSPYGYGKVPRFRRPMRYRPYF from the exons GTGGATTATTCTTGCACACCTGAAGAAGTGCAGCAGCATTTCCAGTCTTGCGGAACAGTCAACAGGGTCACTATTCTGACAGACAAGTTTGGTCAGCCAAAGGGGTTTGCTTATGTTGAATTTCTGGAAACTGAGGCAGTTCAAGAGGCTATTCAGTTGAATGAATCTGAATTACATGGGCGTCAAATCAAA GTATCGCCTAAACGAACTAATGTCCCTGGAATGAAGCAGTTCCGTCCAAGGCGCTTCAGTCCATACATGGGATATCGTTTTAGGGGGCCATATATGCCAccatatttttcctctccatatgGATACGG GAAGGTTCCCAGATTCAGAAGGCCAATGCGCTATAGGCCTTATTTCTGA